The following proteins are co-located in the Hemitrygon akajei unplaced genomic scaffold, sHemAka1.3 Scf000058, whole genome shotgun sequence genome:
- the LOC140721597 gene encoding uncharacterized protein has protein sequence MAHQRVHTGERPFTCSDCGKGFIQSSKLKEHQRVHTGERPYTCSDCGKGFTQSSSLLAHQSVHTGEWPFTCSVCAKGFTRSSSLLAHQSVHTGVWPFICSDCGKGFIRSCDLLAHQRVHTGERPFTCCECGRGFARSSDLLIHQSVHTGERPFTCSDCGKGFILSHEQLVHKSVHTGKWPFSCSDCGKGFTRSSQLQRHQRVHTE, from the coding sequence atggcacaccagcgagttcacaccggggagcggccgttcacctgctccgactgtgggaagggattcattcagtcatctaaactgaaggaacatcagcgagttcacactggagagaggccatacacctgctcagactgtgggaagggattcactcaatcatcctccctattggcacaccagtcagttcacactggggagtggccgttcacctgctcagtgtgcgcgaaaggattcactcgatcatcctccctattggcacatcagtcagttcacactggagtatggccattcatttgctcagactgtgggaagggattcattcggtcatgtgatctgctggcacaccagcgagttcacactggggagaggccgttcacctgctgtgaatgtgggaggggattcgctcggtcatctgatctactgatacaccagtcagttcacactggtgagaggccattcacgtgctcagactgtgggaagggattcattctgtcACACGAACaactggtacacaagtcagttcacactgggaagtggccattcagctgctcagactgtgggaagggattcactcggtcatctcaactacagagacaccagcgagttcacaccgagtAG